The Maylandia zebra isolate NMK-2024a linkage group LG4, Mzebra_GT3a, whole genome shotgun sequence genome includes a window with the following:
- the ccdc43 gene encoding coiled-coil domain-containing protein 43 isoform X1 yields MAAPLTDAGEFESWLNDRLDLLEVDREVYGAYILGILQEEETDEEKEDALQGILSAFLEENTVEDVCKQIIKQWEECCSKSAAKKDADDAEVQAIASMIEKQAQIVVKQKEVSEESKKRKEALLAQYANVTDEEDEAEEEEPTTGNITGNDKSLFKNTNVELVLNRQKQKRDQAREEAQKKKEMDKMQREKDKLAKQDRKEKEKKRTQKGERKR; encoded by the exons ATGGCTGCGCCCTTGACAGACGCCGGGGAGTTTGAAAGCTGGCTAAATGATCGACTGGACTTGTTAGAAGTGGATCGTGAGGTGTATGGGGCGTACATTTTAGGGATTCTGCAAGAGGAGGAGACCGACGAGGAGAAAGAAGATGCGCTTCAAGGAATTTTATCTGCATTTTTG GAGGAGAACACAGTGGAAGATGTCTGTAAACAGATCATAAAGCAGTGGGAAGAGTGTTGCAGCAAATCTGCAGCCAAAAAGGATGCTGATGATG CAGAGGTCCAGGCCATTGCCAGTATGATAGAAAAACAAGCTCAGATTGTGGTGAAGCAGAAAGAGGTGTCTGAGGAGtccaagaaaaggaaagaagccCTTCTCGCTCAATATGCTAATGTAACAGACGAAGAGGA TGAAGCTGAAGAAGAGGAGCCAACAACTGGAAATATCACTGGAAATGATAAAA GCCTGTTCAAAAACACCAATGTGGAGCTGGTGCTGAACAGACAAAAGCAAAAGCGGGACCAGGCTCGCGAAGAAGCTCAAAAGAAGAAGGAAATGGACAAGATGCAGCGAGAGAAGGACAAACTAGCTAAACAGGACagaaaagagaaggagaagaagcgTACACAGAAGGGTGAACGCAAAAGATAA
- the ccdc43 gene encoding coiled-coil domain-containing protein 43 isoform X2: MAAPLTDAGEFESWLNDRLDLLEVDREVYGAYILGILQEEETDEEKEDALQGILSAFLEENTVEDVCKQIIKQWEECCSKSAAKKDADDEVQAIASMIEKQAQIVVKQKEVSEESKKRKEALLAQYANVTDEEDEAEEEEPTTGNITGNDKSLFKNTNVELVLNRQKQKRDQAREEAQKKKEMDKMQREKDKLAKQDRKEKEKKRTQKGERKR, encoded by the exons ATGGCTGCGCCCTTGACAGACGCCGGGGAGTTTGAAAGCTGGCTAAATGATCGACTGGACTTGTTAGAAGTGGATCGTGAGGTGTATGGGGCGTACATTTTAGGGATTCTGCAAGAGGAGGAGACCGACGAGGAGAAAGAAGATGCGCTTCAAGGAATTTTATCTGCATTTTTG GAGGAGAACACAGTGGAAGATGTCTGTAAACAGATCATAAAGCAGTGGGAAGAGTGTTGCAGCAAATCTGCAGCCAAAAAGGATGCTGATGATG AGGTCCAGGCCATTGCCAGTATGATAGAAAAACAAGCTCAGATTGTGGTGAAGCAGAAAGAGGTGTCTGAGGAGtccaagaaaaggaaagaagccCTTCTCGCTCAATATGCTAATGTAACAGACGAAGAGGA TGAAGCTGAAGAAGAGGAGCCAACAACTGGAAATATCACTGGAAATGATAAAA GCCTGTTCAAAAACACCAATGTGGAGCTGGTGCTGAACAGACAAAAGCAAAAGCGGGACCAGGCTCGCGAAGAAGCTCAAAAGAAGAAGGAAATGGACAAGATGCAGCGAGAGAAGGACAAACTAGCTAAACAGGACagaaaagagaaggagaagaagcgTACACAGAAGGGTGAACGCAAAAGATAA
- the moto gene encoding uncharacterized protein moto, with translation MAFDGRQSAFANSLFHSYQRQVGVNAGGGNGSTVAIPFISIPSASQQEQDTASYMPWSYSTQDDPYELIRCAQPSIKSRKPPENADYGGESDLQGLVSNILDDADSQDSFYSEGTLPTCNPIWSPKTLSEELLQYLESEAELQHNPSFTPNYVSQESFSKAQHRSGDKDVGELMQQSNGLVSNRQWLFNGESYLPHPQKLPPGLPVPNAGSSYTSQMQQNKHVNMPSYNKGVNGQPFNNFPDISDIFRPQSENNTPCFESFYEDNYIQNSIKPNGNGQYVPEHINHLVSSFQSLMTHGNDGVYCGDLGNMHKQIVGMDHEDNVAEQWKITSPTMSRQNSPGNQIPKQLMGELGTVQRERNRVKKQTFKKDGFQDLPNFYPQSTEYVQQPKQFPTLLNPPNQYPKKMVHRENINVTTNQYSKHQLQNKTKSQVQKEKSKMQANGFLREGFARRPQFNTFMREGEAQLLSQNPYFDFQETVQYKRFDGENGMVSAGNVQQFMPLMYPVNDPRRYSGIPVKSNFSSRSTQPYASSVPGMEADDVIPLNESAAFNSYLSDMRTHRRDSTYHGMASAMTTSVLRNHGGPVIQLYFYLDECYEQWRCLEKERKRTEVILTKTFLEKRSPAVTNSNLPKTPPNPTRVDHLIVNQIKEQAKVASLLEKMECLCGVPLPANIHTALKKNHMAICVTQARCKEEAVNMTKHQWQRPNFTKDRDTLLVVVALKDLAATTRKLCTALWCALQITLPKPIIIQDHHIIKEDANKEKCPSSFERYSFRL, from the exons ATGGCGTTTGATGGACGTCAGAGCGCATTTGCAAATTCACTCTTCCACAGCTATCAACGTCAG gTGGGTGTTAATGCGGGAGGTGGAAATGGCAGTACGGTAGCAATACCCTTCATTTCCATCCCCAGTGCGTCACAGCAGGAACAGGACACTGCATCCTATATGCCCTGGTCTTATTCTACTCAGGATGATCCTTATGAACTCATTAGATGTGCCCAGCCCAGCATTAAAAGCAG GAAACCCCCTGAAAATGCTGATTATGGTGGTGAGAGTGATCTACAGGGTCTAGTGTCAAATATTTTGGATGATGCAGATTCACAGGATAGCTTCTACAGTGAAGG GACCCTACCTACATGCAATCCCATCTGGTCTCCAAAGACATTGAGTGAAGAACTGCTACAGTATTTAGAATCTGAGGCAGAACTGCAGCATAACCCTTCCTTTACTCCAAACTATGTATCTCAGGAAAGTTTCAGTAAAGCACAGCATCGGTCAGGAGACAAAGATGTTGGTGAGCTAATGCAACAGTCGAATGGCCTTGTTTCTAATCGACAGTGGCTTTTTAATGGAGAGAGCTACCTACCCCATCCCCAAAAGCTGCCACCAGGTCTACCAGTACCAAATGCTGGAAGCAGCTATACATCACAGATGCAGCAGAACAAACATGTCAACATGCCATCTTATAATAAAGGAGTCAATGGTCAGCCTTTTAATAATTTTCCTGACATCAGTGACATTTTTAGACCtcaaagtgaaaacaacacacCCTGTTTTGAATCTTTCTATGAAGATAACTACATCCAGAACAGCATAAAGCCAAATGGTAATGGGCAGTATGTACCAGAACACATTAACCATCTGGTCAGCAGCTTTCAGTCATTAATGACACATGGGAATGATGGTGTGTATTGTGGAGACCTGGGAAACATGCATAAGCAGATAGTGGGCATGGACCATGAAGACAACGTGGCTGAACAATGGAAAATAACCAGTCCTACAATGTCAAGACAGAATTCTCCTGGAAATCAGATTCCAAAACAGCTGATGGGGGAATTGGGGACAGtgcaaagagaaagaaacagagtgaagaaacaaacattcaaaaagGATGGCTTTCAAGATCTACCCAATTTCTACCCTCAAAGCACAGAGTATGTCCAACAGCCAAAGCAATTCCCTACACTGTTAAATCCCCCAAATCAATACCCCAAAAAGATGGTGCATAGAGAGAACATAAATGTAACTACAAACCAGTATTCAAAACATCAGCTGCAGAATAAGACAAAATCTCAGgttcagaaagaaaaaagcaaaatgcaaGCAAATGGATTTCTAAGAGAGGGCTTTGCTAGGAGGCCCCAGTTCAACACTTTCATGAGAGAGGGGGAAGCACAGCTCCTTTCACAAAACCCATACTTTGACTTCCAGGAGACTGTGCAGTATAAAAGATTTGATGGTGAAAACGGCATGGTCAGTGCAGGGAATGTACAGCAGTTCATGCCCTTAATGTATCCTGTAAATGACCCCAGGAGGTACTCGGGGATCCCTGTCAAATCCAACTTCAGCTCTAGATCCACACAGCCTTATGCAAGTAGTGTTCCTGGCATGGAAGCAGATGATGTGATTCCACTTAATGAATCTGCAGCTTTCAACTCCTACCTCAGCGACATGAGGACCCACAGAAGGGACAGTACTTATCATGGAATGGCCTCAGCAATGACAACTTCAGTGTTAAGGAATCATGGAGGACCAGTGATTCAGCTTTACTTCTACCTGGATGAGTGTTATGAGCAGTGGAGGTGTttggagaaggagagaaaaagg ACAGAAGTCATccttacaaaaacatttcttgagAAAAGAAGTCCAGCAGTGACCAACAGTAACCTGCCCAAAACTCCACCAAATCCCACAAGAGTTGACCACCTCATTGTTAATCAGATAAAAGAACAAGCAAAG GTGGCAAGTCTTCTGGAGAAAATGGAGTGTCTATGTGGTGTTCCCCTTCCAGCAAACATCCACACAGCCCTGAAAAAGAATCATATGGCCATTTGTGTCACACAGGCAAGATGTAAGGAGGAGGCTGTGAACATGACCAAGCACCAGTGGCAGAGACCTAATTTCACAAAGGACCGAG ACACCTTGTTGGTGGTCGTGGCTCTGAAGGACCTAGCTGCTACCACTAGGAAGCTCTGCACAGCTCTGTGGTGTGCCCTCCAGATCACACTGCCAAAACCCATCATCATCCAGGATCATCATATTATCAAGGAAGACGCAAACAAGGAGAAGTGCCCTTCTTCATTTGAAAGATACTCTTTTAGGTTATAA
- the fzd2 gene encoding frizzled-2 codes for MRFCKTFFFAVLLPLLISAQYQGDNGIVVPEHGFCQPISIPLCTDIAYNQTIMPNLVGHSNQEDAGLEVHQFYPLVKVQCSPELKFFLCSMYAPVCTVLEKAIPPCRSICERAKQGCEALMNKFGFQWPDRLRCENFPVLGDGQICVGQNDSSTATVPPVISVPGTSDVSIIPPRGRPFHCPSVLKVPPYLNYKFLEEKDCAAPCESSRSGGKMFFSDKEIHFSRIWILVWSVLCCASTLFTVTTYLVDMQRFRYPERPIIFLSGCYTMVSIAYIAGFFLGDRVACNDSFTPDGYKTIVQGTKKEGCTILFMMLYFFSMASSIWWVILSLTWFLAAGMKWGHEAIEANSQYFHLAAWAVPAVKTISILAIGQIEGDVLSGVCFVSLSNLDPLRGFVLAPLFIYLFIGTSFLLAGFVSLFRIRTIMKHDGTKTEKLERLMVRIGVFSVLYTVPATIVIACFFYEQAFRPHWEHSWVSHNCRSLAIPCPMHPGPHMTPDFTVFMIKYLMTLIVGITSGFWIWSGKTLNSWHKFYTRLTNGKHGETTV; via the coding sequence ATGCGTTTttgcaaaacttttttttttgcggtCCTGCTGCCCCTGCTGATATCAGCACAGTATCAAGGCGACAACGGAATAGTTGTCCCGGAACATGGATTTTGTCAGCCGATTTCGATACCTCTGTGCACGGACATTGCTTATAACCAAACCATCATGCCCAATTTAGTGGGTCATTCCAACCAGGAGGACGCAGGGCTCGAAGTGCACCAGTTTTACCCGCTCGTGAAGGTACAGTGCTCGCCAGAGTTGAAATTCTTCCTGTGTTCCATGTATGCGCCTGTTTGTACAGTTTTGGAAAAggccattcctccatgcagatcgaTTTGTGAGAGGGCCAAGCAGGGCTGCGAGGCTCTTATGAACAAGTTTGGCTTTCAGTGGCCGGACCGATTGCGCTGCGAAAACTTCCCTGTGCTGGGAGATGGACAAATCTGCGTGGGCCAAAATGACTCCTCCACTGCCACCGTCCCTCCGGTTATATCTGTTCCAGGAACGTCGGATGTCTCCATAATCCCCCCACGTGGAAGGCCATTCCATTGCCCGTCTGTTCTTAAAGTTCCCCCATATTTGAATTATAAATTTTTAGAAGAGAAGGACTGTGCCGCTCCCTGTGAGTCATCTAGGAGCGGtgggaaaatgtttttcagTGATAAAGAAATTCATTTCTCGCGCATATGGATTCTAGTTTGGTCTGTGCTTTGTTGTGCATCTACGTTATTCACAGTAACCACTTATTTAGTTGACATGCAACGCTTCAGATACCCAGAGCGGCCCATCATCTTCTTGTCTGGCTGTTACACTATGGTCTCCATTGCCTACATAGCAGGCTTCTTCCTCGGTGATAGGGTGGCGTGCAATGACAGCTTCACCCCTGATGGCTATAAGACCATAGTCCAAGGCACCAAAAAAGAAGGCTGTACTATCCTCTTCATGATGCTCTATTTCTTCAGCATGGCCAGCTCCATATGGTGGGTCATTCTATCGCTCACCTGGTTCCTGGCTGCAGGTATGAAATGGGGCCACGAGGCCATTGAAGCTAACTCTCAGTATTTTCACCTGGCAGCCTGGGCAGTGCCAGCTGTCAAGACCATTAGCATCCTGGCCATTGGGCAGATTGAAGGTGATGTGCTCAGCGGAGTCTGCTTTGTGAGTCTCAGCAACCTGGATCCTCTGCGGGGCTTTGTTTTGGCCCCTCTCTTCATTTATCTTTTCATCGGCACCTCTTTCTTGCTGGCTGGCTTTGTGTCACTGTTCAGAATCCGCACCATCATGAAACACGATGGCACCAAGACGGAGAAGCTGGAGCGATTAATGGTACGGATCGGGGTGTTCAGCGTGCTCTACACGGTACCTGCCACCATTGTTATTGCATGCTTCTTCTATGAGCAGGCCTTTCGGCCCCACTGGGAGCACAGCTGGGTCAGCCACAACTGCAGGAGCCTGGCCATTCCCTGCCCTATGCATCCTGGACCCCACATGACACCAGACTTCACCGTCTTCATGATCAAATATCTGATGACTCTGATAGTGGGCATCACCTCTGGTTTCTGGATCTGGTCTGGAAAGACTCTGAACTCCTGGCATAAGTTTTACACAAGGCTGACAAATGGCAAACACGGAGAGACCACTGTGTAG